Genomic segment of Chloroflexota bacterium:
CGTTGTTCCTGCCACGGGGAGCTCCTCCGGAAGAAGCCTTTCTTTCACCTTTGACCTGCCCCTCCTCGGCCTGGATCCCTGCAGAAAGGGCTGAGAAGGGCCAGTGCAGGCCGGAAAGGTGGGATTTCCGTGGAGGGAAGAACCCCTTCCCACCTCCCTGTGGGGCTGGCAGCTGGGAGAGCCCTTCAGACACGCTCTCAGAAAGGGTTACGTAGTCATACCGTCCGGCCACGAGACCGCTTGGGCCAGGGGATGAGGTATGATATAATGGATTTGGCCGATGGGTGTCTGGGCGTTAGGCCAAGGTAGCCGGCCTCGATCTGGCCAATTCATCGCAGGGAGATGCCCGTGCCCTTTTCTGGAATGACCTTGCCGCTGTTGCTCTCGCGGCTTGTGATTTTGGTGATCGCGTTGAGTTTTCATGAGTTAGCACACGCCTGGGTGGCGGTCCGGCTGGGCGATCCCACCCCGCGACGGGATGGTCGTCTCACGCTCAATCCACTGGCCCATCTGGATGTATTGGGCTCCTTGATGTTCGTCGTCGCGGGGTTCGGCTGGGCCAAACCGGTGCGTTGGAGCCCCTGGAATATCCGTATCGATCAGCGGTGGGGGAGGCTTCTGGTGGCGGCTGCCGGCCCACTGTCCAACCTGCTCTTGGCGTTTCTGGCCGCCTGGGCGATACGGATCTCTGGTGCATCGTTATGGGGGCTCCAGGGGGGGATCTGGGCTATTCTACCCAGCCCGGGGCTCTTTTTTCAGGAATTTATCTTCCTGAACGTCGTCCTGTGTTTCTTTAACCTGTTGCCGATCGCCCCGCTGGATGGTTTTGAGGTCGCAACGGGGCT
This window contains:
- a CDS encoding site-2 protease family protein — encoded protein: MTLPLLLSRLVILVIALSFHELAHAWVAVRLGDPTPRRDGRLTLNPLAHLDVLGSLMFVVAGFGWAKPVRWSPWNIRIDQRWGRLLVAAAGPLSNLLLAFLAAWAIRISGASLWGLQGGIWAILPSPGLFFQEFIFLNVVLCFFNLLPIAPLDGFEVATGLLPPNLAYYFRRLAPYGPFILLVLIILPINLLGLILGPPVTATVRLLLG